A region of Lycium barbarum isolate Lr01 chromosome 1, ASM1917538v2, whole genome shotgun sequence DNA encodes the following proteins:
- the LOC132625834 gene encoding uncharacterized protein LOC132625834 isoform X1, which translates to MGNCQAIDNAALLIQHPNGKVEKLYSSVTAHQIMKINSGHYVALLLTTTITTTSNNNNKTPVRIRRIKLLKPTDSLVLGQIYRLVTAQEVMKGLCAKKYAKLKQLEYSSEKFTEKPTLGDRNSVQENSKQFKQEKHRNSTGAKCRAWHPSLQSISEAAC; encoded by the exons ATGGGGAATTGCCAAGCAATTGACAATGCAGCTTTGCTGATACAACACCCCAATGGTAAAGTAGAGAAGTTGTATTCATCTGTGACTGCTCACCAAATCATGAAGATCAATTCTGGTCATTATGTTGCACTTCTTCTCACTACCACCATCACCACAACcagtaataacaataataaaaccCCAGTTAGGATTAGGCGAATAAAGCTTCTCAAGCCAACTGATTCACTTGTTCTTGGTCAGATTTACAGACTTGTTACTGCTCAAG AGGTAATGAAAGGATTGTGCGCAAAGAAGTATGCAAAGCTGAAGCAGTTAGAATATTCATCTGAGAAATTCACGGAGAAACCAACTTTAGGTGATAGAAACTCTGTTCAGGAGAACTCTAAACAG TTTAAACAGGAAAAGCATAGAAACTCAACAGGCGCAAAATGCAGAGCATGGCATCCTTCATTACAGAGCATATCAGAGGCTGCCTGCTGA
- the LOC132601262 gene encoding nucleobase-ascorbate transporter 6-like isoform X1 codes for MAGGGGAAPAAKASEPVPHPPKDQLPNVSYCITSPPPWPEAILLGFQHYLVMLGTIVIVSTALVPQMGGGNEEKAQVIQTSLFVAGLNTLLQSIFGTRLPAVMGGSYTFVAPTISIILSGQWNDEDPVSRFKKIMRATQGALIVASTLQIVLGFSGLWRNVTRFLSPLSAVPLVSLVGFGLYEFGFPGVAKCVEVGLPELVLLVIFSQYLAHLIRPGKNIFDRFAVLFTVIIVWIYAHLLTVGGAYNGKPPKTQASCRTDRAGLIDGASWISIPYPFQWGPPSFNAGEAFAMMMASFVALVESTGAFIAVARYASATPLPPSILSRGVGWQGVGILLSGLFGTGNGSSVSVENAGLLALTRVGSRRVVQISAAFMIFFSILGKFGAVFASIPAPIVGALYCLFFAYVGAGGLGFLQFCNLNSFRTKFILGFSIFLGLSIPQYFNEYTAVAGYGPVHTRARWFNDMVNVPFQSKAFVAGIVALFLDNTMHKKDGQTRKDRGKHWWDKFKSFKTDTRSEEFYSLPFNLNKYFPSV; via the exons ATGGCAGGTGGAGGAGGAGCAGCACCAGCAGCAAAGGCAAGTGAACCAGTTCCACATCCACCAAAAGATCAGCTTCCTAATGTTTCTTACTGCATTACTAGTCCTCCCCCTTGGC CTGAAGCTATTCTTCTTGGATTTCAACATTATCTTGTTATGCTTGGTACCATAGTTATCGTTTCTACGGCTCTAGTTCCTCAAATGGGAGGTGGAAAT GAGGAAAAAGCCCAAGTTATTCAGACATCACTATTTGTTGCTGGGCTGAACACCTTGTTGCAGTCTATTTTTGGGACCAGATTGCCTGCTGTGATGGGAGGGTCTTATACCTTTGTTGCACCTACAATCTCGATTATCCTTTCGGGACAATGGAATGACGAAGACCCTGTGTCG AGATTCAAGAAGATAATGCGGGCCACCCAAGGTGCTCTTATTGTTGCTTCAACCCTTCAGATTGTCCTAGGCTTCAGTGGTCTCTGGCGCAATGTTACAAG GTTTCTGAGCCCACTTTCGGCTGTTCCTTTGGTTTCTCTTGTTGGCTTTGGGCTTTATGAGTTTGGTTTTCCTGGG GTCGCCAAATGTGTTGAAGTTGGGTTGCCAGAGCTAGTCCTTCTAGTCATTTTCTCTCAG TATTTGGCCCATCTGATACGTCCAGGGAAGAATATATTTGATCGTTTTGCTGTTCTTTTCACGGTGATCATTGTATGGATTTATGCACACCTACTCACTGTTGGGGGAGCTTACAATGGAAAGCCACCAAAGACACAAGCAAGCTGCAGAACTGATCGTGCTGGACTCATTGATGGTGCTTCATG GATTAGTATTCCATACCCCTTCCAATGGGGACCTCCTTCATTCAATGCTGGTGAAGCATTTGCTATGATGATGGCTAGTTTCGTTGCTCTTGTAGAG TCCACTGGTGCTTTTATTGCAGTTGCAAGATATGCAAGTGCCACTCCTTTGCCACCATCTATACTTAGTCGTGGTGTTGGTTGGCAG GGAGTTGGAATTCTACTATCAGGATTGTTTGGCACTGGGAACGGATCTTCTGTGTCTGT TGAGAATGCTGGTCTTTTAGCACTGACACGCGTTGGCAGTAGAAGAGTTGTTCAGATATCAGCTGCGTTCATGATTTTCTTTTCAATTCTCG GGAAATTTGGAGCAGTCTTTGCTTCAATTCCAGCACCCATTGTAGGTGCTTTGTATTGCCTTTTCTTCGCTTATGTAG GCGCTGGAGGCTTAGGCTTCCTTCAGTTCTGCAATCTTAATAGTTTCCGCACCAAGTTTATATTAGGTTTCTCCATCTTTCTGGGCTTGTCCATACCACAATACTTCAATGAGTATACTGCCGTTGCTGGTTATGGACCTGTTCACACACGTGCAAGATGG TTCAACGACATGGTCAATGTACCCTTTCAATCGAAAGCTTTTGTGGCGGGTATCGTGGCCCTTTTCCTAGACAACACGATGCACAAAAAGGATGGCCAGACAAGAAAGGACAGAGGCAAGCACTGGTGGGACAAATTCAAGTCCTTTAAGACTGACACAAGAAGTGAGGAGTTCTACTCTCTCCCTTTCAATCTGAACAAGTATTTCCCATCTGTGTGA
- the LOC132601262 gene encoding nucleobase-ascorbate transporter 6-like isoform X2 codes for MAGGGGAAPAAKASEPVPHPPKDQLPNVSYCITSPPPWPEAILLGFQHYLVMLGTIVIVSTALVPQMGGGNEEKAQVIQTSLFVAGLNTLLQSIFGTRLPAVMGGSYTFVAPTISIILSGQWNDEDPVSRFKKIMRATQGALIVASTLQIVLGFSGLWRNVTRFLSPLSAVPLVSLVGFGLYEFGFPGVAKCVEVGLPELVLLVIFSQYLAHLIRPGKNIFDRFAVLFTVIIVWIYAHLLTVGGAYNGKPPKTQASCRTDRAGLIDGASWISIPYPFQWGPPSFNAGEAFAMMMASFVALVEGVGILLSGLFGTGNGSSVSVENAGLLALTRVGSRRVVQISAAFMIFFSILGKFGAVFASIPAPIVGALYCLFFAYVGAGGLGFLQFCNLNSFRTKFILGFSIFLGLSIPQYFNEYTAVAGYGPVHTRARWFNDMVNVPFQSKAFVAGIVALFLDNTMHKKDGQTRKDRGKHWWDKFKSFKTDTRSEEFYSLPFNLNKYFPSV; via the exons ATGGCAGGTGGAGGAGGAGCAGCACCAGCAGCAAAGGCAAGTGAACCAGTTCCACATCCACCAAAAGATCAGCTTCCTAATGTTTCTTACTGCATTACTAGTCCTCCCCCTTGGC CTGAAGCTATTCTTCTTGGATTTCAACATTATCTTGTTATGCTTGGTACCATAGTTATCGTTTCTACGGCTCTAGTTCCTCAAATGGGAGGTGGAAAT GAGGAAAAAGCCCAAGTTATTCAGACATCACTATTTGTTGCTGGGCTGAACACCTTGTTGCAGTCTATTTTTGGGACCAGATTGCCTGCTGTGATGGGAGGGTCTTATACCTTTGTTGCACCTACAATCTCGATTATCCTTTCGGGACAATGGAATGACGAAGACCCTGTGTCG AGATTCAAGAAGATAATGCGGGCCACCCAAGGTGCTCTTATTGTTGCTTCAACCCTTCAGATTGTCCTAGGCTTCAGTGGTCTCTGGCGCAATGTTACAAG GTTTCTGAGCCCACTTTCGGCTGTTCCTTTGGTTTCTCTTGTTGGCTTTGGGCTTTATGAGTTTGGTTTTCCTGGG GTCGCCAAATGTGTTGAAGTTGGGTTGCCAGAGCTAGTCCTTCTAGTCATTTTCTCTCAG TATTTGGCCCATCTGATACGTCCAGGGAAGAATATATTTGATCGTTTTGCTGTTCTTTTCACGGTGATCATTGTATGGATTTATGCACACCTACTCACTGTTGGGGGAGCTTACAATGGAAAGCCACCAAAGACACAAGCAAGCTGCAGAACTGATCGTGCTGGACTCATTGATGGTGCTTCATG GATTAGTATTCCATACCCCTTCCAATGGGGACCTCCTTCATTCAATGCTGGTGAAGCATTTGCTATGATGATGGCTAGTTTCGTTGCTCTTGTAGAG GGAGTTGGAATTCTACTATCAGGATTGTTTGGCACTGGGAACGGATCTTCTGTGTCTGT TGAGAATGCTGGTCTTTTAGCACTGACACGCGTTGGCAGTAGAAGAGTTGTTCAGATATCAGCTGCGTTCATGATTTTCTTTTCAATTCTCG GGAAATTTGGAGCAGTCTTTGCTTCAATTCCAGCACCCATTGTAGGTGCTTTGTATTGCCTTTTCTTCGCTTATGTAG GCGCTGGAGGCTTAGGCTTCCTTCAGTTCTGCAATCTTAATAGTTTCCGCACCAAGTTTATATTAGGTTTCTCCATCTTTCTGGGCTTGTCCATACCACAATACTTCAATGAGTATACTGCCGTTGCTGGTTATGGACCTGTTCACACACGTGCAAGATGG TTCAACGACATGGTCAATGTACCCTTTCAATCGAAAGCTTTTGTGGCGGGTATCGTGGCCCTTTTCCTAGACAACACGATGCACAAAAAGGATGGCCAGACAAGAAAGGACAGAGGCAAGCACTGGTGGGACAAATTCAAGTCCTTTAAGACTGACACAAGAAGTGAGGAGTTCTACTCTCTCCCTTTCAATCTGAACAAGTATTTCCCATCTGTGTGA
- the LOC132625834 gene encoding uncharacterized protein LOC132625834 isoform X2 — MGNCQAIDNAALLIQHPNGKVEKLYSSVTAHQIMKINSGHYVALLLTTTITTTSNNNNKTPVRIRRIKLLKPTDSLVLGQIYRLVTAQEVMKGLCAKKYAKLKQLEYSSEKFTEKPTLGDRNSVQENSKQEKHRNSTGAKCRAWHPSLQSISEAAC, encoded by the exons ATGGGGAATTGCCAAGCAATTGACAATGCAGCTTTGCTGATACAACACCCCAATGGTAAAGTAGAGAAGTTGTATTCATCTGTGACTGCTCACCAAATCATGAAGATCAATTCTGGTCATTATGTTGCACTTCTTCTCACTACCACCATCACCACAACcagtaataacaataataaaaccCCAGTTAGGATTAGGCGAATAAAGCTTCTCAAGCCAACTGATTCACTTGTTCTTGGTCAGATTTACAGACTTGTTACTGCTCAAG AGGTAATGAAAGGATTGTGCGCAAAGAAGTATGCAAAGCTGAAGCAGTTAGAATATTCATCTGAGAAATTCACGGAGAAACCAACTTTAGGTGATAGAAACTCTGTTCAGGAGAACTCTAAACAG GAAAAGCATAGAAACTCAACAGGCGCAAAATGCAGAGCATGGCATCCTTCATTACAGAGCATATCAGAGGCTGCCTGCTGA